In Candidatus Bathyarchaeota archaeon, the following proteins share a genomic window:
- a CDS encoding phosphotyrosine protein phosphatase: MVKRILFVCTGNMDRSPTAERLLKGKEGFEVKSAGTWIYARNRISKDLIEWADQIFVMEEHHREIILSMNPAADRKIVVLGIPDIYQRNDPELINILKTKLAEHLNIEW; this comes from the coding sequence ATGGTGAAGAGGATACTTTTCGTCTGCACAGGAAACATGGATAGAAGCCCAACCGCCGAGAGGCTCCTGAAAGGGAAGGAAGGCTTTGAGGTTAAGTCTGCTGGCACATGGATCTACGCAAGAAACAGGATCTCAAAGGATCTAATAGAATGGGCCGACCAAATCTTCGTGATGGAGGAACACCATAGAGAGATAATCCTAAGCATGAATCCAGCGGCGGACAGAAAAATCGTTGTTCTGGGCATACCAGACATTTACCAAAGGAACGACCCCGAACTTATAAATATCCTGAAGACAAAGCTGGCGGAGCACCTAAACATTGAATGGTAA